From Thunnus maccoyii chromosome 21, fThuMac1.1, whole genome shotgun sequence, the proteins below share one genomic window:
- the rnf32 gene encoding RING finger protein 32 isoform X3 codes for MCLFETLWQIYRQVFFLKAPRNLQARQRVEGKSLQRPDGQEDREYVLDPAPPPLTLAQKMGLVASPAGRLTEDEWTQVKARSVQEGESAQPCAICREEFCLQPQVLLSCSHVFHRACLQAFERFSGRKCCPICRREQYETRVIYDAARLFRHRCATRIQACWRGYVTRKWYRNMRKTICPKDKRLRQKFFEAKLQELNDSFVRYCHTDTEAFLSDIDRSLSSSRRVFQQLERKHVPEPQENDWDRIQSQVIHRGVWDCPICLTALYSPSLRIEAGGSNQQQCRRTVLLSCSHLFHQHCLEAFEAFTADSRPTCPLCRSVYHKKLI; via the exons AAAAGCACCCAGAAATCTGCAAGCAAGACAAAGAGTGGAGGGAAAGAGTCTGCAAAGACCAGATGGGCAAGAAGACAGAGAATATGTGCTTGATCCTGCTCCACCTCCTCTAACATTAG CACAGAAGATGGGTTTGGTGGCGTCTCCAGCAGGGAGACTGACAGAGGATGAATGGACTCAGGTGAAGGCGAGGTCTGTTCAGGAGGGGGAATCAGCGCAGCCCTGTGCAATATGCAGGGAGGAGTTTTGCCTGCAGCCTCAG GTGTTGCTGTCTTGCTCTCATGTGTTTCACAGAGCATGTCTGCAAGCCTTTGAAAGGTTTTCTGGGAGGAAGTGCTGCCCAATATGCAGGAGGGAACAGTATGAAACACGGGTGATCTACGACGCAGCGCGCCTTTTCAGACACCGGTGTGCCACCAG aaTTCAAGCTTGCTGGCGAGGCTATGTTACTAGAAAGTGGTACAGAAATATGAGGAAAACCATCTGCCCAAAAGACAAACGGCTGCGACAAAAATTCTTCGAAGCAAAG TTGCAGGAGTTGAATGACAGCTTTGTCCGATACTGTCACACCGACACGGAGGCTTTTCTGAGTGATATCGACCGCTCCCTGTCATCAAGCAGGCGAGTGTTCCAGCAgctggagagaaagcatgtcCCCGAACCTCAGGAGAACGACTGGGACCGAATACAGAGCCAG GTTATCCACAGAGGTGTGTGGGACTGCCCCATCTGCCTGACCGCACTTTACAGTCCTAGCCTCAGAATAGAAGCTGGTGGATCCAACCAACAACAATGTAGACGCACTGTGCTTCTGTCCTGTTCTCACCTCTTCCACCAGCACTGTTTAGAGGCGTTCGAGGCCTTTACTGCAGACAGCAGACCAACCTGCCCCCTGTGCAGATCAGTCTACCACAAAAAACTCATCTAA
- the rnf32 gene encoding RING finger protein 32 isoform X2, whose protein sequence is MAMRKTTKGNNKLVITSVAFQDHITQSLLHPNFSLSDPLLTCKRKAPRNLQARQRVEGKSLQRPDGQEDREYVLDPAPPPLTLAQKMGLVASPAGRLTEDEWTQVKARSVQEGESAQPCAICREEFCLQPQVLLSCSHVFHRACLQAFERFSGRKCCPICRREQYETRVIYDAARLFRHRCATRIQACWRGYVTRKWYRNMRKTICPKDKRLRQKFFEAKLQELNDSFVRYCHTDTEAFLSDIDRSLSSSRRVFQQLERKHVPEPQENDWDRIQSQVIHRGVWDCPICLTALYSPSLRIEAGGSNQQQCRRTVLLSCSHLFHQHCLEAFEAFTADSRPTCPLCRSVYHKKLI, encoded by the exons ACGACTAAAGGTAACAACAAGTTGGTGATCACCTCAGTTGCCTTTCAAGACCACATCACACAGAGCCTGCTGCATCCCAATTTCTCACTCTCTGACCCTTTGCTGACATGCAAAAGAAAAGCACCCAGAAATCTGCAAGCAAGACAAAGAGTGGAGGGAAAGAGTCTGCAAAGACCAGATGGGCAAGAAGACAGAGAATATGTGCTTGATCCTGCTCCACCTCCTCTAACATTAG CACAGAAGATGGGTTTGGTGGCGTCTCCAGCAGGGAGACTGACAGAGGATGAATGGACTCAGGTGAAGGCGAGGTCTGTTCAGGAGGGGGAATCAGCGCAGCCCTGTGCAATATGCAGGGAGGAGTTTTGCCTGCAGCCTCAG GTGTTGCTGTCTTGCTCTCATGTGTTTCACAGAGCATGTCTGCAAGCCTTTGAAAGGTTTTCTGGGAGGAAGTGCTGCCCAATATGCAGGAGGGAACAGTATGAAACACGGGTGATCTACGACGCAGCGCGCCTTTTCAGACACCGGTGTGCCACCAG aaTTCAAGCTTGCTGGCGAGGCTATGTTACTAGAAAGTGGTACAGAAATATGAGGAAAACCATCTGCCCAAAAGACAAACGGCTGCGACAAAAATTCTTCGAAGCAAAG TTGCAGGAGTTGAATGACAGCTTTGTCCGATACTGTCACACCGACACGGAGGCTTTTCTGAGTGATATCGACCGCTCCCTGTCATCAAGCAGGCGAGTGTTCCAGCAgctggagagaaagcatgtcCCCGAACCTCAGGAGAACGACTGGGACCGAATACAGAGCCAG GTTATCCACAGAGGTGTGTGGGACTGCCCCATCTGCCTGACCGCACTTTACAGTCCTAGCCTCAGAATAGAAGCTGGTGGATCCAACCAACAACAATGTAGACGCACTGTGCTTCTGTCCTGTTCTCACCTCTTCCACCAGCACTGTTTAGAGGCGTTCGAGGCCTTTACTGCAGACAGCAGACCAACCTGCCCCCTGTGCAGATCAGTCTACCACAAAAAACTCATCTAA
- the rnf32 gene encoding RING finger protein 32 isoform X1, translated as MAMRKSLTTKGNNKLVITSVAFQDHITQSLLHPNFSLSDPLLTCKRKAPRNLQARQRVEGKSLQRPDGQEDREYVLDPAPPPLTLAQKMGLVASPAGRLTEDEWTQVKARSVQEGESAQPCAICREEFCLQPQVLLSCSHVFHRACLQAFERFSGRKCCPICRREQYETRVIYDAARLFRHRCATRIQACWRGYVTRKWYRNMRKTICPKDKRLRQKFFEAKLQELNDSFVRYCHTDTEAFLSDIDRSLSSSRRVFQQLERKHVPEPQENDWDRIQSQVIHRGVWDCPICLTALYSPSLRIEAGGSNQQQCRRTVLLSCSHLFHQHCLEAFEAFTADSRPTCPLCRSVYHKKLI; from the exons AGCTTGACGACTAAAGGTAACAACAAGTTGGTGATCACCTCAGTTGCCTTTCAAGACCACATCACACAGAGCCTGCTGCATCCCAATTTCTCACTCTCTGACCCTTTGCTGACATGCAAAAGAAAAGCACCCAGAAATCTGCAAGCAAGACAAAGAGTGGAGGGAAAGAGTCTGCAAAGACCAGATGGGCAAGAAGACAGAGAATATGTGCTTGATCCTGCTCCACCTCCTCTAACATTAG CACAGAAGATGGGTTTGGTGGCGTCTCCAGCAGGGAGACTGACAGAGGATGAATGGACTCAGGTGAAGGCGAGGTCTGTTCAGGAGGGGGAATCAGCGCAGCCCTGTGCAATATGCAGGGAGGAGTTTTGCCTGCAGCCTCAG GTGTTGCTGTCTTGCTCTCATGTGTTTCACAGAGCATGTCTGCAAGCCTTTGAAAGGTTTTCTGGGAGGAAGTGCTGCCCAATATGCAGGAGGGAACAGTATGAAACACGGGTGATCTACGACGCAGCGCGCCTTTTCAGACACCGGTGTGCCACCAG aaTTCAAGCTTGCTGGCGAGGCTATGTTACTAGAAAGTGGTACAGAAATATGAGGAAAACCATCTGCCCAAAAGACAAACGGCTGCGACAAAAATTCTTCGAAGCAAAG TTGCAGGAGTTGAATGACAGCTTTGTCCGATACTGTCACACCGACACGGAGGCTTTTCTGAGTGATATCGACCGCTCCCTGTCATCAAGCAGGCGAGTGTTCCAGCAgctggagagaaagcatgtcCCCGAACCTCAGGAGAACGACTGGGACCGAATACAGAGCCAG GTTATCCACAGAGGTGTGTGGGACTGCCCCATCTGCCTGACCGCACTTTACAGTCCTAGCCTCAGAATAGAAGCTGGTGGATCCAACCAACAACAATGTAGACGCACTGTGCTTCTGTCCTGTTCTCACCTCTTCCACCAGCACTGTTTAGAGGCGTTCGAGGCCTTTACTGCAGACAGCAGACCAACCTGCCCCCTGTGCAGATCAGTCTACCACAAAAAACTCATCTAA